One Dreissena polymorpha isolate Duluth1 chromosome 9, UMN_Dpol_1.0, whole genome shotgun sequence genomic window carries:
- the LOC127845745 gene encoding collagen alpha-1(V) chain-like isoform X3 — translation MSLAFVQREQKSQKSAPPNQASIQKMLDENTQLINTIADYQSRGQAAECSQYQQMLHRNLVYLATLADANQNVQTLLPAPNQGGPPSNSGMNQMRPPGNMQGPPGNMQGPGTMQGPPGNMQGPPGNMQGPPGNMQGPPGNMQGPPGNMQGPPGNMQGPPGNMQGPVNMQGLGNMPGPTGNMQGPGNMQGQTGNVQGPSNMQGPSGNMQGPGNMQGHSGNMQGPPGNMQGPPGNMQGPPGNLQGQNVNMKGPPGNMPGPSGNIQGLPGNMQGSSMGQGPSMGNQGSMGNQGQMGNQQVTMGNQGPMVNQSLAGNQGPMGHQVQMGNQGSMGNQGPTGNQVSMGNQGTTSSMGNQMPVGSQGQMGGQQPYSQQSGSQNYQQHGQAMMPSSQGSMSQSQQGMMGQGPGNQQNSQAMMAQGNQPQNQNSQSGMTQSQPPMSSQNQQAQNQPMMSQNQSMMSQNQPMMSQSQPVMSQNQSMMSQNQPMVPQNQPMMPQNQSMMSQNQPIMSQNSQMMSPGRSMPQTPQMIPVATGGSQMMSSSQMRPPGPGMFKRPQMQGNQPYAGGNYSNQGQYSSQGQYGGQPGYQGQGYNQQYGGYPANQPRYGGFNRPPMQGGLQGASQMGHQGPMGGPMSGPQGPMGGQQVGGSNDVADAPTRNDG, via the exons ATGCTGGATGAAAATACCCAGTTGATAAATACCATCGCTGACTATCAAAGCAGAGGGCAAGCAGCAGAATGCTCACA GTACCAGCAAATGCTGCATCGGAATCTGGTATATTTGGCCACTCTAGCTGATGCCAATCAAAATGTACAGACTCTGTTACCG GCCCCAAATCAAGGTGGACCTCCTTCAAACTCTGGAATGAACCAAATGAGACCACCAGGTAACATGCAGGGGCCACCTGGTAACATGCAGGGACCTGGTACCATGCAGGGGCCACCTGGTAACATGCAGGGGCCACCTGGTAACATGCAGGGGCCACCTGGTAACATGCAGGGGCCACCTGGAAACATGCAAGGGCCACCTGGTAACATGCAGGGGCCACCTGGCAACATGCAGGGGCCACCTGGTAACATGCAGGGACCTGTCAACATGCAGGGACTTGGCAACATGCCAGGACCAACTGGTAATATGCAAGGACCTGGCAACATGCAGGGACAAACTGGCAATGTGCAGGGACCCAGCAATATGCAAGGACCCTCTGGTAACATGCAGGGACCCGGCAACATGCAAGGACACTCTGGTAACATGCAAGGACCCCCTGGTAACATGCAAGGCCCCCCTGGAAACATGCAAGGACCACCTGGCAATTTGCAGGGGCAAAATGTCAATATGAAGGGACCTCCTGGAAATATGCCGGGGCCATCTGGCAATATACAGGGACTGCCTGGAAACATGCAAGGGTCATCAATGGGGCAAG GACCTTCCATGGGAAACCAAGGGTCTATGGGAAATCAAGGACAAATGGGAAACCAACAAGTAACTATGGGTAATCAAGGCCCTATGGTTAACCAAAGTCTGGCAGGAAATCAGGGACCAATGGGACACCAAGTACAAATGGGTAACCAAGGATCTATGGGAAACCAAGGTCCAACAGGAAATCAAGTATCCATGGGAAATCAAGGAACCACAAGTTCAATGGGAAATCAAATGCCAGTTGGTAGCCAGGGTCAGATGGGAGGTCAGCAGCCCTACAGTCAGCAGTCAGGTAGCCAGAATTACCAGCAGCATGGCCAAGCAATGATGCCATCAAGTCAAGGGTCAATGTCACAGAGTCAACAAGGCATGATGGGCCAGGGTCCGGGGAATCAACAGAATAGCCAGGCAATGATGGCACAGGGCAACCAACCTCAGAATCAGAACAGTCAGTCAGGCATGACACAAAGTCAGCCACCAATGTCATCACAAAATCAGCAAGCACAAAATCAGCCAATGATGTCACAAAATCAGTCAATGATGTCACAAAATCAGCCAATGATGTCACAGAGCCAACCAGTGATGTCACAGAATCAGTCAATGATGTCACAAAATCAGCCTATGGTGCCACAAAATCAACCAATGATGCCACAGAATCAATCTATGATGTCGCAAAATCAACCAATTATGTCTCAGAACTCTCAGATGATGTCCCCTGGCCGCTCAATGCCACAAACTCCCCAGATGATCCCTGTGGCAACTGGAGGCAGTCAGATGATGAGCTCTAGCCAGATGAGACCACCTGGTCCAGGAATGTTCAAAAGACCCCAGATGCAAG GGAACCAGCCATATGCAGGTGGTAACTATAGTAACCAGGGTCAGTACAGCAGTCAAGGTCAGTATGGAGGCCAGCCTGGGTATCAAGGCCAAGGTTACAACCAGCAGTATGGTGGATACCCAGCCAACCAGCCTCGATATGGGGGATTCAACAGACCACCAATGCAAG GTGGGCTGCAAGGAGCTAGCCAAATGGGGCACCAGGGTCCAATGGGAGGACCGATGTCCGGACCACAGGGACCCATGGGGGGACAGCAGGTAGGGG GGTCAAATGATGTCGCAGATGCCCCAACAAGGAATGATGGGTAA
- the LOC127845745 gene encoding collagen alpha-1(V) chain-like isoform X2 yields the protein MALVTNSPPYSVHSDVNKTGVGKTQMLDENTQLINTIADYQSRGQAAECSQYQQMLHRNLVYLATLADANQNVQTLLPAPNQGGPPSNSGMNQMRPPGNMQGPPGNMQGPGTMQGPPGNMQGPPGNMQGPPGNMQGPPGNMQGPPGNMQGPPGNMQGPPGNMQGPVNMQGLGNMPGPTGNMQGPGNMQGQTGNVQGPSNMQGPSGNMQGPGNMQGHSGNMQGPPGNMQGPPGNMQGPPGNLQGQNVNMKGPPGNMPGPSGNIQGLPGNMQGSSMGQGPSMGNQGSMGNQGQMGNQQVTMGNQGPMVNQSLAGNQGPMGHQVQMGNQGSMGNQGPTGNQVSMGNQGTTSSMGNQMPVGSQGQMGGQQPYSQQSGSQNYQQHGQAMMPSSQGSMSQSQQGMMGQGPGNQQNSQAMMAQGNQPQNQNSQSGMTQSQPPMSSQNQQAQNQPMMSQNQSMMSQNQPMMSQSQPVMSQNQSMMSQNQPMVPQNQPMMPQNQSMMSQNQPIMSQNSQMMSPGRSMPQTPQMIPVATGGSQMMSSSQMRPPGPGMFKRPQMQGNQPYAGGNYSNQGQYSSQGQYGGQPGYQGQGYNQQYGGYPANQPRYGGFNRPPMQGGLQGASQMGHQGPMGGPMSGPQGPMGGQQGQMMSQMPQQGMMGNSMQGQGPMPGQVPNQGSMQGQMSNQGSMASQMPNQGSMQGQMSGQGQMGGPTSSGN from the exons ATGCTGGATGAAAATACCCAGTTGATAAATACCATCGCTGACTATCAAAGCAGAGGGCAAGCAGCAGAATGCTCACA GTACCAGCAAATGCTGCATCGGAATCTGGTATATTTGGCCACTCTAGCTGATGCCAATCAAAATGTACAGACTCTGTTACCG GCCCCAAATCAAGGTGGACCTCCTTCAAACTCTGGAATGAACCAAATGAGACCACCAGGTAACATGCAGGGGCCACCTGGTAACATGCAGGGACCTGGTACCATGCAGGGGCCACCTGGTAACATGCAGGGGCCACCTGGTAACATGCAGGGGCCACCTGGTAACATGCAGGGGCCACCTGGAAACATGCAAGGGCCACCTGGTAACATGCAGGGGCCACCTGGCAACATGCAGGGGCCACCTGGTAACATGCAGGGACCTGTCAACATGCAGGGACTTGGCAACATGCCAGGACCAACTGGTAATATGCAAGGACCTGGCAACATGCAGGGACAAACTGGCAATGTGCAGGGACCCAGCAATATGCAAGGACCCTCTGGTAACATGCAGGGACCCGGCAACATGCAAGGACACTCTGGTAACATGCAAGGACCCCCTGGTAACATGCAAGGCCCCCCTGGAAACATGCAAGGACCACCTGGCAATTTGCAGGGGCAAAATGTCAATATGAAGGGACCTCCTGGAAATATGCCGGGGCCATCTGGCAATATACAGGGACTGCCTGGAAACATGCAAGGGTCATCAATGGGGCAAG GACCTTCCATGGGAAACCAAGGGTCTATGGGAAATCAAGGACAAATGGGAAACCAACAAGTAACTATGGGTAATCAAGGCCCTATGGTTAACCAAAGTCTGGCAGGAAATCAGGGACCAATGGGACACCAAGTACAAATGGGTAACCAAGGATCTATGGGAAACCAAGGTCCAACAGGAAATCAAGTATCCATGGGAAATCAAGGAACCACAAGTTCAATGGGAAATCAAATGCCAGTTGGTAGCCAGGGTCAGATGGGAGGTCAGCAGCCCTACAGTCAGCAGTCAGGTAGCCAGAATTACCAGCAGCATGGCCAAGCAATGATGCCATCAAGTCAAGGGTCAATGTCACAGAGTCAACAAGGCATGATGGGCCAGGGTCCGGGGAATCAACAGAATAGCCAGGCAATGATGGCACAGGGCAACCAACCTCAGAATCAGAACAGTCAGTCAGGCATGACACAAAGTCAGCCACCAATGTCATCACAAAATCAGCAAGCACAAAATCAGCCAATGATGTCACAAAATCAGTCAATGATGTCACAAAATCAGCCAATGATGTCACAGAGCCAACCAGTGATGTCACAGAATCAGTCAATGATGTCACAAAATCAGCCTATGGTGCCACAAAATCAACCAATGATGCCACAGAATCAATCTATGATGTCGCAAAATCAACCAATTATGTCTCAGAACTCTCAGATGATGTCCCCTGGCCGCTCAATGCCACAAACTCCCCAGATGATCCCTGTGGCAACTGGAGGCAGTCAGATGATGAGCTCTAGCCAGATGAGACCACCTGGTCCAGGAATGTTCAAAAGACCCCAGATGCAAG GGAACCAGCCATATGCAGGTGGTAACTATAGTAACCAGGGTCAGTACAGCAGTCAAGGTCAGTATGGAGGCCAGCCTGGGTATCAAGGCCAAGGTTACAACCAGCAGTATGGTGGATACCCAGCCAACCAGCCTCGATATGGGGGATTCAACAGACCACCAATGCAAG GTGGGCTGCAAGGAGCTAGCCAAATGGGGCACCAGGGTCCAATGGGAGGACCGATGTCCGGACCACAGGGACCCATGGGGGGACAGCAG GGTCAAATGATGTCGCAGATGCCCCAACAAGGAATGATGGGTAACTCAATGCAAGGTCAAGGACCGATGCCAGGCCAGGTGCCCAATCAGGGGTCAAtgcaaggtcaaatgtcaaaccaGGGATCCATGGCCAGCCAGATGCCAAATCAAGGGTCAATGCAAGGTCAAATGTCTGGGCAAGGACAAATGGGTGGCCCTACAAGTTCTGGAAATTGA
- the LOC127845745 gene encoding collagen alpha-1(V) chain-like isoform X1, with protein sequence MSLAFVQREQKSQKSAPPNQASIQKMLDENTQLINTIADYQSRGQAAECSQYQQMLHRNLVYLATLADANQNVQTLLPAPNQGGPPSNSGMNQMRPPGNMQGPPGNMQGPGTMQGPPGNMQGPPGNMQGPPGNMQGPPGNMQGPPGNMQGPPGNMQGPPGNMQGPVNMQGLGNMPGPTGNMQGPGNMQGQTGNVQGPSNMQGPSGNMQGPGNMQGHSGNMQGPPGNMQGPPGNMQGPPGNLQGQNVNMKGPPGNMPGPSGNIQGLPGNMQGSSMGQGPSMGNQGSMGNQGQMGNQQVTMGNQGPMVNQSLAGNQGPMGHQVQMGNQGSMGNQGPTGNQVSMGNQGTTSSMGNQMPVGSQGQMGGQQPYSQQSGSQNYQQHGQAMMPSSQGSMSQSQQGMMGQGPGNQQNSQAMMAQGNQPQNQNSQSGMTQSQPPMSSQNQQAQNQPMMSQNQSMMSQNQPMMSQSQPVMSQNQSMMSQNQPMVPQNQPMMPQNQSMMSQNQPIMSQNSQMMSPGRSMPQTPQMIPVATGGSQMMSSSQMRPPGPGMFKRPQMQGNQPYAGGNYSNQGQYSSQGQYGGQPGYQGQGYNQQYGGYPANQPRYGGFNRPPMQGGLQGASQMGHQGPMGGPMSGPQGPMGGQQGQMMSQMPQQGMMGNSMQGQGPMPGQVPNQGSMQGQMSNQGSMASQMPNQGSMQGQMSGQGQMGGPTSSGN encoded by the exons ATGCTGGATGAAAATACCCAGTTGATAAATACCATCGCTGACTATCAAAGCAGAGGGCAAGCAGCAGAATGCTCACA GTACCAGCAAATGCTGCATCGGAATCTGGTATATTTGGCCACTCTAGCTGATGCCAATCAAAATGTACAGACTCTGTTACCG GCCCCAAATCAAGGTGGACCTCCTTCAAACTCTGGAATGAACCAAATGAGACCACCAGGTAACATGCAGGGGCCACCTGGTAACATGCAGGGACCTGGTACCATGCAGGGGCCACCTGGTAACATGCAGGGGCCACCTGGTAACATGCAGGGGCCACCTGGTAACATGCAGGGGCCACCTGGAAACATGCAAGGGCCACCTGGTAACATGCAGGGGCCACCTGGCAACATGCAGGGGCCACCTGGTAACATGCAGGGACCTGTCAACATGCAGGGACTTGGCAACATGCCAGGACCAACTGGTAATATGCAAGGACCTGGCAACATGCAGGGACAAACTGGCAATGTGCAGGGACCCAGCAATATGCAAGGACCCTCTGGTAACATGCAGGGACCCGGCAACATGCAAGGACACTCTGGTAACATGCAAGGACCCCCTGGTAACATGCAAGGCCCCCCTGGAAACATGCAAGGACCACCTGGCAATTTGCAGGGGCAAAATGTCAATATGAAGGGACCTCCTGGAAATATGCCGGGGCCATCTGGCAATATACAGGGACTGCCTGGAAACATGCAAGGGTCATCAATGGGGCAAG GACCTTCCATGGGAAACCAAGGGTCTATGGGAAATCAAGGACAAATGGGAAACCAACAAGTAACTATGGGTAATCAAGGCCCTATGGTTAACCAAAGTCTGGCAGGAAATCAGGGACCAATGGGACACCAAGTACAAATGGGTAACCAAGGATCTATGGGAAACCAAGGTCCAACAGGAAATCAAGTATCCATGGGAAATCAAGGAACCACAAGTTCAATGGGAAATCAAATGCCAGTTGGTAGCCAGGGTCAGATGGGAGGTCAGCAGCCCTACAGTCAGCAGTCAGGTAGCCAGAATTACCAGCAGCATGGCCAAGCAATGATGCCATCAAGTCAAGGGTCAATGTCACAGAGTCAACAAGGCATGATGGGCCAGGGTCCGGGGAATCAACAGAATAGCCAGGCAATGATGGCACAGGGCAACCAACCTCAGAATCAGAACAGTCAGTCAGGCATGACACAAAGTCAGCCACCAATGTCATCACAAAATCAGCAAGCACAAAATCAGCCAATGATGTCACAAAATCAGTCAATGATGTCACAAAATCAGCCAATGATGTCACAGAGCCAACCAGTGATGTCACAGAATCAGTCAATGATGTCACAAAATCAGCCTATGGTGCCACAAAATCAACCAATGATGCCACAGAATCAATCTATGATGTCGCAAAATCAACCAATTATGTCTCAGAACTCTCAGATGATGTCCCCTGGCCGCTCAATGCCACAAACTCCCCAGATGATCCCTGTGGCAACTGGAGGCAGTCAGATGATGAGCTCTAGCCAGATGAGACCACCTGGTCCAGGAATGTTCAAAAGACCCCAGATGCAAG GGAACCAGCCATATGCAGGTGGTAACTATAGTAACCAGGGTCAGTACAGCAGTCAAGGTCAGTATGGAGGCCAGCCTGGGTATCAAGGCCAAGGTTACAACCAGCAGTATGGTGGATACCCAGCCAACCAGCCTCGATATGGGGGATTCAACAGACCACCAATGCAAG GTGGGCTGCAAGGAGCTAGCCAAATGGGGCACCAGGGTCCAATGGGAGGACCGATGTCCGGACCACAGGGACCCATGGGGGGACAGCAG GGTCAAATGATGTCGCAGATGCCCCAACAAGGAATGATGGGTAACTCAATGCAAGGTCAAGGACCGATGCCAGGCCAGGTGCCCAATCAGGGGTCAAtgcaaggtcaaatgtcaaaccaGGGATCCATGGCCAGCCAGATGCCAAATCAAGGGTCAATGCAAGGTCAAATGTCTGGGCAAGGACAAATGGGTGGCCCTACAAGTTCTGGAAATTGA